A single region of the Halorussus gelatinilyticus genome encodes:
- a CDS encoding phosphoribosylglycinamide synthetase C domain-containing protein gives METQNFLFCSLDEPLVGDLAWQIRREGHDVRYYVESESEAEVADGFVPKTDDWRAEVEWADVIVFDDIWVDGELGTGEIAEELRERGKAVVGGTPATDRLESDRGYAMEVLSDHGVETLPHREFTDFGEAIEYVEDNPAPYVVKPLGEVQNVKRLLYVGRERDGGDVIDVLRAYEKSWGHRMKGFQLQRRVEGVEVAVCGFFDGDSFVEPININFEHKKLFPGNIGPSTGEMGTSMFWCRRNRLFETTLGKLEGWLADEGYVGSIDVNCIVDDDGVYPLEFTPRFGYPTITLQEEAMESPTGEFFAELARGEDPDLSVHRGYQVAVRVCVPPFPFDDETTFDENSRNAAVVFEDPERTAGVHIEDTKNVEGQWRVAGTSGVVLVVTGTGETMRDAQRQAYDRIGNVVIPNMYYRDDIGDRWVESDGDRLQAWGYLGGA, from the coding sequence ATGGAGACTCAGAACTTCCTGTTCTGCTCGCTGGACGAACCGCTCGTCGGGGACCTCGCGTGGCAGATTCGCCGGGAGGGCCACGACGTGCGCTACTACGTCGAGTCCGAGTCCGAGGCCGAAGTCGCCGACGGGTTCGTGCCGAAGACCGATGACTGGCGGGCCGAAGTCGAGTGGGCCGACGTAATCGTCTTCGACGACATCTGGGTGGACGGCGAGTTGGGGACCGGCGAAATCGCCGAGGAGTTGCGCGAGCGCGGGAAGGCCGTCGTCGGCGGCACCCCGGCGACCGACCGCCTCGAATCCGACCGCGGCTACGCGATGGAGGTCCTCTCCGACCACGGCGTCGAGACCCTGCCCCACCGCGAGTTCACCGACTTCGGCGAGGCCATCGAGTACGTCGAGGACAACCCCGCGCCCTACGTCGTCAAGCCGCTCGGCGAGGTCCAGAACGTCAAGCGCCTGCTGTACGTCGGCCGCGAGCGCGACGGCGGCGACGTAATCGACGTCCTGCGCGCCTACGAGAAGTCGTGGGGCCACCGGATGAAGGGATTCCAGCTCCAGCGCCGCGTCGAGGGCGTCGAAGTCGCAGTCTGCGGCTTCTTCGACGGCGACTCGTTCGTGGAGCCGATAAACATCAACTTCGAACACAAGAAGCTGTTCCCGGGGAACATCGGTCCCTCGACCGGCGAGATGGGAACCTCGATGTTCTGGTGCCGGCGCAACCGACTGTTCGAGACGACCCTCGGCAAGTTGGAGGGGTGGCTCGCGGACGAGGGCTACGTCGGGTCCATCGACGTGAACTGCATCGTGGACGACGACGGCGTCTACCCGCTCGAATTCACGCCCCGGTTCGGCTACCCGACCATCACCCTGCAGGAGGAGGCGATGGAGTCGCCGACCGGCGAGTTCTTCGCCGAACTCGCCCGCGGTGAGGACCCCGACCTCTCGGTCCACAGGGGCTATCAGGTCGCGGTCCGAGTCTGCGTACCGCCGTTCCCCTTCGACGACGAGACCACCTTCGACGAGAACTCGCGGAACGCCGCCGTCGTCTTCGAGGACCCCGAGCGGACCGCGGGCGTCCACATCGAGGACACGAAGAACGTGGAAGGCCAGTGGCGGGTCGCGGGCACCTCGGGCGTCGTCCTCGTCGTGACCGGCACGGGCGAGACGATGCGCGACGCACAGCGACAGGCCTACGACCGCATCGGCAACGTCGTGATTCCGAACATGTACTACCGCGACGATATCGGCGACCGGTGGGTCGAGTCCGACGGCGACCGGTTGCAGGCGTGGGGTTACCTCGGCGGCGCGTAG
- a CDS encoding DUF488 domain-containing protein, with amino-acid sequence MPELRDTYHAALQHGHVTPADEDLVVGVVRRPSYGIENHLDENVPELAPPEDLLSEFKTVADERDDLTHDEAWDRVDFGARYRDHLRTDSARTAMDDLLAELGSRDVWLVCYENTDNKRCHRTILRDVLRERHDR; translated from the coding sequence ATGCCCGAACTCCGCGACACCTACCACGCCGCGCTCCAGCACGGCCACGTGACGCCCGCCGACGAGGACCTCGTGGTCGGCGTCGTCCGTCGGCCCTCCTACGGCATCGAGAACCACCTCGACGAGAACGTCCCCGAACTCGCGCCGCCCGAGGACCTCCTGAGCGAGTTCAAGACCGTCGCCGACGAGCGCGACGACCTGACCCACGACGAGGCCTGGGACCGCGTGGACTTCGGCGCACGCTATCGCGACCACCTCCGGACCGACTCGGCGCGGACCGCGATGGACGACCTCCTCGCGGAACTCGGCTCGCGGGACGTGTGGCTGGTCTGCTACGAGAACACCGACAACAAGCGGTGTCACCGGACGATTCTCCGGGACGTCCTCCGCGAGCGACACGACCGGTAG
- a CDS encoding Nif3-like dinuclear metal center hexameric protein translates to MDLSEIVAGYDDELRTSDYADVDASSNGLQVGPDEREVETVAFAVDAAEQTVEAAADRGADLLVTHHGLSWGGIERVTGSQYGRIAPLIENDVALYVSHLPLDGHQELGNAAGIADLLGLESRDPFGELGPEHVGQRGTAPDPVPTDRLRETLESELDHFGQGVRVLDFGPEKIEDVAIVTGSGVDWLDEAVESGADALVTGEGKQKAYHEAREAGITVFLGGHYATETFGVRSLQSVAEEWGLETTYIDAPTGL, encoded by the coding sequence ATGGACCTTTCCGAAATTGTCGCCGGATACGACGACGAACTCCGAACGAGCGACTACGCCGACGTGGACGCGAGTTCGAACGGACTCCAAGTCGGCCCTGACGAACGCGAGGTCGAGACCGTCGCGTTCGCGGTGGACGCCGCCGAGCAGACCGTCGAGGCCGCGGCCGACCGCGGCGCGGACCTGCTCGTGACTCACCATGGACTCTCGTGGGGCGGCATCGAGCGCGTGACCGGCAGTCAGTACGGTCGCATCGCGCCCCTCATAGAGAACGACGTGGCGCTCTACGTCTCGCACCTCCCGCTGGACGGGCACCAAGAACTGGGTAACGCGGCCGGCATCGCGGACCTGCTCGGTCTCGAATCGCGCGACCCGTTCGGCGAGTTGGGACCGGAACACGTCGGCCAGCGCGGGACTGCGCCCGACCCCGTTCCGACCGACCGCCTGCGCGAGACCCTCGAATCCGAACTCGACCACTTCGGGCAGGGCGTGCGCGTCCTCGACTTCGGCCCCGAGAAAATCGAAGACGTGGCCATCGTCACCGGGAGCGGCGTCGATTGGCTCGACGAGGCCGTCGAGTCGGGCGCGGACGCTCTCGTCACCGGCGAGGGCAAGCAGAAGGCGTACCACGAAGCGCGCGAGGCCGGTATCACCGTCTTCCTCGGGGGCCACTACGCCACCGAGACGTTCGGCGTGCGGTCGTTGCAGTCCGTCGCGGAGGAGTGGGGCCTCGAAACGACGTACATCGACGCGCCGACCGGACTGTAA
- a CDS encoding S8 family peptidase, with protein sequence MTRHTTSRRELLKYSGAAVGTLAFGSHVAGAARSGPAANRFVVDTKEAGRNAFEGTDLTVTHDLDAIDAAVVRGAEDEVASVTDAYAPDVRISRNEPVERVGPDAHEEDGSEESLYEYQWDKQVQDIREVHEETRGEQTRVAVIDSGVAADHPDLAHAVNEDLSRNFTADNYGAAGPYGGYHGTHVAGIVAAGDNDFGVLGSAPETEVVDCRVFSTGPYAYWGDILAAMLYSAEIGADAANLSLGAYPVSREGYGSFYGKVLNRTTTYIDRQGTLLVMSAGNDSADLQHDTPYCYENDAGETVCLNPISVPNEAASVMSVSATGPIGFEWGDDGVEDSPKSPAFYTNYGTNAVNVGAPGGDADLSALGNYGGAAYHDLVLSTIAVPSYGDDGEYEGAEYGYGYAAGTSMAAPQVTGAAALVKSSAADLNANQVQNALEQTASVPDGYDKAYYGHGFVDPLGAVQSR encoded by the coding sequence GTGACTCGACATACCACAAGCAGACGAGAACTGCTGAAGTACAGCGGCGCGGCGGTCGGCACCCTCGCTTTCGGAAGCCACGTCGCCGGAGCGGCCCGGAGTGGTCCGGCGGCGAATCGATTCGTCGTGGACACGAAGGAGGCCGGACGGAACGCGTTCGAGGGGACGGACCTGACAGTGACCCACGACCTCGACGCTATCGACGCAGCGGTGGTTCGCGGCGCGGAAGACGAGGTGGCGTCCGTCACTGACGCCTACGCGCCGGACGTTCGAATCTCGCGGAACGAACCGGTCGAACGGGTCGGGCCGGACGCGCACGAGGAAGACGGCTCCGAGGAGTCGCTGTACGAGTACCAGTGGGACAAGCAGGTTCAGGACATCCGCGAGGTCCACGAGGAGACGCGAGGCGAGCAGACCCGCGTGGCGGTCATCGACTCCGGCGTGGCCGCGGACCACCCGGACTTGGCCCACGCCGTCAACGAGGACCTGTCTCGCAACTTCACGGCGGACAATTACGGCGCGGCCGGCCCCTACGGCGGCTATCACGGAACCCACGTGGCGGGCATCGTCGCGGCGGGCGACAACGACTTCGGCGTGCTGGGGTCGGCACCCGAGACGGAAGTCGTCGATTGCCGGGTGTTCTCGACGGGACCGTACGCCTACTGGGGCGACATCTTGGCCGCGATGCTCTACAGCGCCGAAATCGGCGCGGACGCGGCGAACCTCAGCCTCGGGGCCTATCCGGTCTCCCGCGAGGGCTACGGCAGTTTCTACGGCAAAGTGCTCAACCGCACGACGACGTACATCGACCGGCAGGGCACCCTGTTGGTGATGTCGGCGGGCAACGACAGCGCGGACCTCCAACACGACACGCCGTACTGCTACGAGAACGACGCCGGGGAGACGGTGTGTCTCAACCCGATCAGCGTCCCGAACGAGGCCGCGAGCGTAATGAGCGTCAGCGCGACCGGCCCGATCGGCTTCGAGTGGGGCGACGACGGCGTAGAAGACTCACCGAAGAGTCCGGCGTTCTACACCAACTACGGGACGAACGCCGTCAACGTGGGCGCGCCCGGCGGTGACGCCGACCTGAGCGCGCTCGGGAACTACGGCGGTGCGGCGTACCACGACCTGGTTCTGAGTACGATTGCAGTCCCCTCCTACGGCGACGACGGCGAGTACGAGGGTGCCGAGTACGGCTACGGCTACGCGGCCGGGACGAGCATGGCCGCGCCGCAGGTTACGGGCGCTGCCGCGCTGGTCAAGAGCAGCGCCGCCGACCTGAACGCCAACCAGGTGCAGAACGCGCTGGAACAGACGGCCTCGGTGCCGGACGGCTACGACAAAGCCTACTACGGGCACGGTTTCGTCGACCCCCTCGGTGCGGTCCAGTCTCGGTAA
- the speB gene encoding agmatinase, giving the protein MFPGASADREQASYVVVGAPLDVSTTFQPGARFGPERIRRFARTYDDYDARTGRHFSDLAVHDHGDVRAWDDAAEYLDYLEGVVTDVRWDDAVPLLLGGEHTVTVAGVRATDPDVFVCLDAHLDLREEYDGNELSHATVTRHALDVADEAVVLGARTGSEAEWTRASESDVTVVAPEDVADWSPEFDSDASVYLSVDIDGADPGFAPGTGTMEPFGMTPREMRDVVREVAATGSVAGFDVVEVNDRDDGQAAALGGKLLREFVFADAAVADPDG; this is encoded by the coding sequence ATGTTTCCCGGCGCGTCCGCCGACCGCGAGCAGGCTTCCTACGTGGTCGTCGGCGCGCCACTCGACGTCTCCACGACGTTCCAGCCCGGTGCCCGGTTCGGCCCGGAGCGAATCCGGCGGTTCGCCCGGACCTACGACGACTACGACGCGCGCACCGGCCGGCACTTCTCCGACCTCGCGGTCCACGACCACGGCGACGTGCGAGCGTGGGACGACGCCGCCGAGTATCTCGACTATCTGGAAGGCGTCGTCACCGACGTTCGTTGGGACGACGCCGTGCCCCTTCTGCTCGGCGGCGAGCACACCGTCACGGTCGCGGGCGTCCGCGCGACCGACCCCGACGTGTTCGTCTGTCTCGACGCGCATCTCGACCTGCGCGAGGAGTACGACGGCAACGAGTTGAGCCACGCGACCGTCACCCGCCACGCGCTCGATGTGGCCGACGAAGCCGTCGTTTTGGGCGCGCGAACCGGGAGCGAAGCGGAGTGGACTCGGGCCAGCGAGTCGGACGTGACGGTCGTGGCCCCGGAGGACGTGGCCGACTGGTCGCCCGAGTTCGATTCGGACGCGAGCGTCTACCTCAGTGTGGACATCGACGGCGCGGACCCCGGATTCGCGCCCGGTACCGGGACGATGGAGCCGTTCGGCATGACGCCTCGGGAGATGCGCGACGTGGTGCGCGAGGTGGCCGCCACGGGGAGCGTCGCGGGTTTCGACGTGGTGGAGGTCAACGACCGCGACGACGGACAGGCCGCGGCGCTCGGCGGGAAGTTGCTCCGCGAGTTCGTCTTCGCGGACGCAGCGGTCGCGGACCCGGACGGCTGA
- a CDS encoding translation initiation factor IF-5A yields the protein MAKEQKEVRDLQEGNYVMIDDAACEINSYSTAKPGKHGSAKARIEAEGVFDGKKRSLSQPVDAKIWVPIINRKQGQVVSVESADVAQVMDLETYETITIKTPGDVSLSPDDEIEYLEMDEQRKILE from the coding sequence ATGGCAAAAGAGCAGAAGGAAGTGCGGGACCTGCAGGAAGGCAACTACGTGATGATCGACGACGCGGCGTGCGAAATCAACTCCTACAGCACGGCCAAGCCGGGCAAGCACGGCAGCGCGAAGGCCCGCATCGAGGCCGAGGGCGTCTTCGACGGCAAGAAGCGCAGTCTCTCTCAGCCCGTGGACGCCAAGATTTGGGTCCCCATCATCAACCGCAAGCAGGGACAGGTCGTCTCCGTCGAAAGCGCCGACGTGGCGCAGGTCATGGACCTCGAAACCTACGAGACCATCACCATCAAGACCCCCGGCGACGTCTCGCTCTCCCCCGACGACGAGATCGAGTACCTCGAAATGGACGAGCAGCGTAAGATTCTCGAATAG
- a CDS encoding aminotransferase class I/II-fold pyridoxal phosphate-dependent enzyme, with protein MDIAPFELERWFAEYEHEADIMLAESGIRSLEADRFDLDPGKLGYVIPTNGDPELRADVAARYDRTADEVLFTCGTQEANLLAFLSVLDEERALGGDAASSSSGSGSRNPHAVVVTPTYQALHAVPEALGDVSRVPLEPPNWELDVDAVADAMRPETSVVVLNNPNNPTGRYHAEEKVRALYDLAADHDAYLLCDEVYRLLSSDPLPPVASMGEYGISTTSLTKAYGLAGLRFGWIAGPSEVVERAWQWKDYTTISPSIFGQHLARQALGEREASILAENRELAAHNCERVREFVSQHDLAWYDPVGVNGFVSVPDGFDGSVEFCRTVVEEASVVLAPGELFGYGDYFRIGFGLPTDELEEGLARVGDCIERHG; from the coding sequence ATGGACATCGCGCCCTTCGAACTCGAACGCTGGTTCGCCGAGTACGAACATGAGGCCGACATCATGCTCGCAGAGAGCGGCATCCGGAGCCTCGAAGCCGACCGGTTCGACCTCGACCCCGGCAAACTCGGCTACGTCATTCCGACGAACGGCGACCCCGAACTCCGGGCCGACGTCGCGGCGCGGTACGACCGCACGGCCGACGAAGTGCTGTTCACCTGCGGCACGCAGGAGGCCAACCTGCTGGCGTTTCTGTCCGTCCTCGACGAAGAGCGGGCGCTCGGCGGCGACGCCGCCTCCTCGTCGTCCGGTTCCGGTTCGCGGAACCCCCACGCCGTCGTCGTCACGCCGACCTATCAGGCGCTCCACGCGGTGCCGGAGGCGCTCGGCGACGTGAGCAGAGTCCCGCTCGAACCGCCGAACTGGGAGTTGGACGTGGACGCGGTGGCCGACGCGATGCGCCCCGAGACCTCGGTCGTGGTCCTGAACAACCCGAACAACCCGACCGGGCGCTACCACGCCGAGGAGAAAGTCCGGGCGCTCTACGACCTCGCGGCCGACCACGACGCCTACCTGCTCTGCGACGAGGTGTATCGCCTGCTCTCGTCGGACCCCCTGCCGCCGGTGGCGAGCATGGGCGAGTACGGCATCAGTACGACCAGCCTGACGAAGGCGTACGGTCTCGCCGGCCTGCGGTTCGGTTGGATAGCCGGGCCGTCGGAGGTCGTAGAGCGCGCGTGGCAGTGGAAGGACTACACCACCATCTCGCCGTCCATCTTCGGCCAGCACCTCGCCCGGCAGGCGCTCGGCGAGCGCGAGGCGTCGATTCTGGCCGAGAACCGCGAACTCGCGGCACACAACTGCGAGCGCGTCCGGGAGTTCGTCTCCCAGCACGACTTGGCGTGGTACGACCCGGTGGGCGTCAACGGGTTCGTCTCGGTGCCCGACGGATTCGACGGGAGCGTGGAGTTCTGCCGGACCGTGGTCGAAGAGGCGAGCGTCGTCCTCGCACCGGGCGAACTGTTCGGCTACGGCGATTACTTCCGCATCGGGTTCGGCCTGCCGACCGACGAACTGGAGGAGGGTCTCGCGCGGGTCGGTGACTGCATCGAGCGCCACGGCTGA
- a CDS encoding ZIP family metal transporter, whose amino-acid sequence MALFENLVLVFVAGLVTALATGLGALPFFVVEDFSDRWNVALWGLASGIMVSASLFGLINEGLAYAAGGFPTLMVGGLLAGVVLVEVADWALDTIDVGVHTGHGDADDGRDADESVHADGGGHDHDDHAMEAEAIATGDLKTLVLVLGILTVHSFPEGVAIGVSFAELGFEGGIPILGFSVPLLAVFMTVAISIHNVPEGLAISIPMRAMNVSKWRMVGAAVFSSLPQPIGAVVAFVFVRWAQEFLPFGFGFAAGAMIYLVATEFVPEALETGADLPGNGYKELVAGLAAGIAAMVPLMYV is encoded by the coding sequence ATGGCACTCTTCGAGAACCTCGTGCTGGTGTTCGTCGCGGGACTCGTGACGGCGCTCGCCACGGGTCTCGGCGCGCTCCCCTTCTTCGTGGTCGAGGACTTCAGCGACCGCTGGAACGTCGCGCTGTGGGGACTCGCGTCCGGAATCATGGTCTCGGCGTCGCTGTTCGGGTTGATAAACGAGGGGCTGGCCTACGCGGCGGGCGGCTTTCCGACGCTGATGGTCGGCGGCCTGTTGGCGGGCGTCGTCCTCGTGGAGGTCGCCGACTGGGCGCTCGACACCATCGACGTCGGGGTTCACACGGGTCACGGCGACGCGGACGACGGCCGCGACGCCGACGAGTCGGTCCACGCCGACGGCGGGGGCCACGACCACGACGACCACGCGATGGAGGCCGAGGCCATCGCCACGGGCGACCTCAAGACGCTCGTCCTCGTCCTCGGCATCCTGACGGTCCACAGTTTCCCGGAGGGCGTCGCCATCGGCGTCTCGTTCGCCGAGTTGGGCTTCGAGGGCGGCATCCCGATTCTGGGCTTCTCGGTGCCGCTGCTCGCCGTCTTCATGACCGTCGCCATCTCCATCCACAACGTGCCCGAGGGGTTGGCTATCTCCATCCCGATGCGCGCGATGAACGTGAGCAAGTGGCGGATGGTCGGCGCGGCCGTCTTCTCCAGTCTCCCCCAACCCATCGGCGCGGTCGTCGCGTTCGTGTTCGTGCGCTGGGCGCAGGAGTTCCTCCCGTTCGGCTTCGGGTTCGCGGCGGGTGCGATGATATATCTGGTCGCCACCGAGTTCGTCCCCGAGGCGCTGGAGACCGGCGCGGACCTCCCCGGCAACGGTTACAAGGAACTGGTCGCCGGACTCGCCGCCGGAATCGCCGCGATGGTCCCGCTGATGTACGTCTGA
- a CDS encoding ABC1 kinase family protein: MVTLVNLRAYRRFFVVAYHFLPLLLSYARDRRRFLLFGSRRRVDSETRVERANTLLESLLTLGPTFIKLGQLLSTRPDVLPPEYVEVLSKLQDEVPPADWAEARAVLEDEVGPIEERFDAFDTDAISGASLGQVYIAEIDGKEVAVKVRRPNIEELVNADLRVIQWSLPVLMRFIGQARAFSLETLADEFDRTIRQEMDYEREAAMLEEIRSNFEGNEDVAIPAVVDSHSGQRVLTMEYITGTKINDVEELDAVGVDRHQLAVNLQEAYLQMLLEDGVFHADPHPGNLAVRDDGTIVFYDFGMSGRVDEFVQDKIIDFYIAVANQDIDGILDALVEMGTLSPEADRATMGDVMELAIEDARGEDIETYRVQQIVEQVEDTIYEFPLRLPSNLALVLRVATVVEGVCVTLDPDFDFISVATDYLTAQGYREESIKQFASQTGDQIQRSIQSSVRVPPKLEDTLDRIEREDFYVRADVEDGNDVFEKLAKRLVYGMLLASGAFSTAFLYALTSVEAAAVAAVFSFAIAALLYRTFRGRKGTRVTPQFTRHEMRQRRGGE, from the coding sequence GTGGTCACACTGGTTAACCTCCGCGCGTACCGGCGGTTCTTCGTCGTGGCGTACCACTTCCTGCCGCTGCTGTTGAGTTACGCCCGCGACCGCCGCCGGTTCCTGTTGTTCGGCAGTCGCCGCCGGGTCGATAGCGAGACGCGCGTCGAGCGCGCCAACACCCTGTTGGAGTCGCTGCTGACGCTCGGGCCGACGTTCATCAAACTCGGGCAACTGCTCTCGACGCGGCCCGACGTCCTCCCGCCCGAGTACGTCGAGGTGCTGTCGAAGCTCCAAGACGAGGTGCCGCCCGCCGACTGGGCCGAGGCGCGCGCGGTCCTCGAAGACGAAGTGGGTCCCATCGAGGAGCGGTTCGACGCGTTCGACACCGACGCCATCAGCGGCGCGAGCCTCGGGCAGGTCTACATCGCCGAAATCGACGGCAAGGAGGTCGCGGTGAAGGTCCGGCGACCGAACATCGAGGAACTGGTCAACGCCGACCTCCGGGTCATCCAGTGGTCGCTCCCCGTTCTGATGCGCTTTATCGGGCAGGCGCGGGCGTTCTCGCTGGAGACCCTCGCCGACGAGTTCGACCGGACCATCAGGCAGGAGATGGACTACGAGCGCGAGGCCGCGATGCTAGAAGAGATTCGGTCGAACTTCGAGGGCAACGAGGACGTAGCGATTCCCGCGGTCGTCGATTCGCACTCCGGTCAGCGCGTACTGACGATGGAGTACATCACCGGCACGAAGATTAACGACGTGGAGGAACTCGACGCGGTGGGCGTGGACCGCCACCAGCTCGCGGTCAACTTACAGGAAGCGTACCTCCAGATGTTGCTGGAGGACGGCGTGTTCCACGCCGACCCGCATCCGGGCAACCTCGCCGTGCGGGACGACGGCACCATCGTCTTCTACGACTTCGGGATGTCGGGTCGCGTGGACGAGTTCGTCCAGGACAAGATCATCGACTTCTACATCGCGGTGGCGAACCAGGACATCGACGGGATTCTGGACGCGCTCGTGGAGATGGGCACCCTCAGCCCGGAGGCCGACCGCGCGACGATGGGCGACGTGATGGAACTGGCCATCGAGGACGCCCGCGGCGAGGACATCGAGACCTACCGCGTCCAGCAGATCGTCGAGCAGGTCGAGGACACCATCTACGAGTTCCCCCTGCGCCTGCCCTCGAACCTCGCGCTGGTCCTGCGCGTCGCCACCGTGGTCGAGGGGGTCTGCGTCACGCTCGACCCCGACTTCGACTTCATCTCGGTGGCGACCGACTATCTGACCGCACAGGGCTACCGCGAGGAGTCGATAAAGCAGTTCGCCAGCCAGACCGGCGACCAGATTCAGCGGTCCATCCAGTCGTCGGTCCGGGTCCCGCCGAAACTGGAGGACACGCTGGACCGCATCGAGCGCGAGGACTTCTACGTCCGGGCCGACGTGGAGGACGGCAACGACGTCTTCGAGAAACTGGCCAAGCGACTCGTCTACGGCATGTTGCTGGCCTCGGGCGCGTTCTCGACCGCATTCCTCTACGCGCTGACCTCCGTCGAAGCCGCGGCGGTCGCGGCGGTCTTCTCGTTCGCCATCGCGGCCCTGCTCTACCGGACCTTCCGCGGACGCAAGGGGACTCGAGTCACCCCGCAGTTCACCCGCCACGAGATGCGCCAGCGGCGGGGCGGTGAGTGA
- a CDS encoding Hsp20/alpha crystallin family protein — MSALREAMRELPDAVFADLLESDDAYLLVIDLPGVNEETVDVGVSDGRLEIEARREKDVPMEFSYLQEERSLFLDADLPLPPDATGADAEATIDRGVLEIRLPKREATPEQEIPIESR; from the coding sequence ATGTCAGCGCTTCGTGAGGCCATGCGGGAGTTGCCGGACGCGGTGTTCGCCGACCTGCTGGAGAGCGACGACGCCTACCTGCTGGTCATCGACCTGCCGGGTGTCAACGAGGAGACGGTGGACGTGGGCGTCAGCGACGGGCGACTCGAAATCGAGGCGCGCCGCGAGAAGGACGTTCCCATGGAGTTCTCCTACCTCCAAGAGGAGCGGTCGCTGTTCCTCGACGCCGACCTGCCCCTGCCGCCGGACGCGACCGGTGCGGACGCCGAGGCGACCATCGACCGGGGCGTGCTGGAGATTCGCCTGCCGAAGCGCGAGGCGACGCCCGAGCAGGAAATCCCCATCGAGAGTCGGTGA
- a CDS encoding molybdopterin molybdotransferase MoeA: MTEEQPDRRESGFKDKTRVGEARERLLDAVAPHDRTEEVPLASADGRALAEAVVAARDVPHYPRAAMDGYAVRAEDTFGASDRSPEVLRNVEEMEPSGAVRVHTGSELPEGADAVVMIEQVDEFGRDVEVFDAVAEGENVAPVGEDVESGQHLYDAGHRLRPSDMGLLKSVGVEAVTVRERPTVGVIPTGEELVQSDPDPGEVVETNGLTVSQYVERWGGAATYREVVTDDRDALRAAIQRDLTKDVVVTTGGSSVGERDLLPEVVSDLGEILFHGVALKPGHPVAVGVVEETPVVVLPGYPVACIVNAVQFLRPALKAVGGLPRESFPTTEARLARKIRSEPGIRTFARVQVEAGGDDGRPVATPTRASGSGVLSSVALADGWVEVPEGREGIPEGEVVAVQDWEWSA, translated from the coding sequence ATGACCGAGGAGCAACCCGACAGAAGAGAGTCGGGGTTCAAGGACAAGACCCGCGTCGGCGAGGCCCGCGAGCGACTCCTCGACGCCGTCGCGCCCCACGACCGGACCGAGGAGGTCCCGCTCGCGTCCGCCGACGGGCGCGCCCTCGCGGAGGCGGTCGTCGCGGCGCGGGACGTGCCCCACTACCCCCGCGCGGCGATGGACGGCTACGCGGTCCGCGCCGAGGACACCTTCGGCGCGAGCGACCGCTCGCCCGAGGTGTTGCGGAACGTCGAGGAGATGGAACCGTCCGGGGCCGTCCGGGTCCACACCGGGAGCGAACTCCCCGAGGGCGCGGACGCGGTGGTGATGATAGAGCAGGTAGACGAGTTCGGACGGGACGTGGAGGTCTTCGACGCCGTGGCCGAGGGCGAGAACGTCGCGCCGGTCGGCGAGGACGTCGAATCGGGCCAGCACCTCTACGACGCCGGCCACCGCCTGCGGCCCTCCGACATGGGCCTGTTGAAGTCGGTCGGCGTCGAGGCGGTGACGGTCCGCGAGCGACCCACGGTCGGCGTAATTCCGACCGGCGAGGAGTTGGTCCAGTCCGACCCCGACCCCGGCGAAGTCGTCGAGACCAACGGGCTGACCGTCTCGCAGTACGTCGAACGGTGGGGCGGCGCGGCGACGTACCGCGAGGTCGTGACCGACGACCGCGACGCGCTCCGGGCGGCCATCCAGCGCGACCTGACGAAGGACGTGGTGGTCACGACCGGCGGTTCGTCGGTCGGCGAGCGCGACCTGCTCCCGGAAGTAGTGTCCGACCTCGGGGAAATCCTGTTCCACGGCGTCGCGCTGAAACCCGGTCACCCCGTCGCCGTGGGCGTTGTGGAGGAGACGCCCGTCGTCGTGCTACCGGGCTATCCGGTGGCCTGCATCGTCAACGCGGTCCAGTTCCTCCGGCCTGCATTGAAGGCGGTCGGCGGCCTTCCCCGCGAGTCGTTCCCGACGACCGAGGCGCGACTCGCCCGGAAGATTCGGAGCGAACCGGGGATTCGCACTTTCGCGCGGGTACAGGTCGAGGCAGGTGGCGACGACGGGAGACCGGTCGCCACGCCGACCAGAGCCTCGGGGTCAGGTGTGCTGTCGAGCGTCGCACTCGCGGACGGTTGGGTCGAAGTGCCGGAGGGCCGCGAGGGGATTCCAGAGGGCGAGGTCGTGGCGGTACAGGACTGGGAGTGGTCGGCGTGA